One Equus caballus isolate H_3958 breed thoroughbred chromosome 14, TB-T2T, whole genome shotgun sequence DNA segment encodes these proteins:
- the HINT1 gene encoding adenosine 5'-monophosphoramidase HINT1: protein MADEIAKAQAARPGGDTIFGKIIRKEIPAKIIFEDDQCLAFHDISPQAPTHFLVIPKKHISQISVAEDDDESLLGHLMIVGKKCAADLGLKKGYRMVVNEGSDGGQSVYHVHLHVLGGRQMNWPPG, encoded by the exons ATGGCAGATGAGATCGCCAAGGCTCAGGCCGCTCGGCCTGGTGGGGACACGATCTTCGGGAAGATCATTCGCAAGGAAATCCCAGCCAAAATCATTTTTGAGGATGACCAG TGCCTTGCTTTCCATGACATTTCCCCTCAAGCGCCAACACATTTTCTGGTGATACCCAAGAAACATATATCCCAGATTTCTGTAGCAGAAGATGATGATGAAAGT ctTCTTGGACATTTAATGATTGTTGGCAAGAAATGTGCTGCTGATCTGGGCCTGAAGAAAGGTTACCGAATGGTGGTGAATGAAGGTTCAGATGGGGGACAGTCTGTCTATCATGTTCATCTCCATGTTCTTGGAGGTCGGCAGATGAATTGGCCTCCTGGTTAA